AATAGCCCTACAAATACTATATATTCTCTATGTGTTTTCGGAAAAATTATCTCTACCTCACAACTTCCTCTATTTCTTTTTATTTTTTCAGAATTATGTTCTATTTCAGAACATTCCTTAGTCTCTTCAAAAATTTTTATTACTCTAAACGAGTTTAAATACCTTTCTTGATATTGTTTAGGTGATAGACCTGTATACTTTTTAAATGAATTACTGAAACTACCAGAACTCAAAAATCCACTTTTTATCTGTGTGTGGAGTATACTATTTCTCTTTTTTAGAATTAATCCAATACTTTTGTCTATCTTTAAAGTAGAAATATATTCTTTTATTGTAAATTTTTTTATTCTCTTAAATTCTCGACTAAAGTGATACTTACTTGAATAAAAATTATCAGAGATGCTTTTTAATTTAATATCATTATTAAGATTCTTTTTTATATAAAAAAATACTTCTTTTATATTCATTTTATACACCTTCATTTCTGTATTAAATGATACCAAATCAATAAAAATAAGTCAATGTATGAGAAGTATATATTTAATTAAAATTAATTTATATGAATAAATTTAAAAAAAATTAGGAAAAATGAATTTCTATGACTCATAAAATAGCTATACAGAATAAACTGAAATATATTTTCAGTAATAATATTATCTCCTTTTCAAGAGAGTATATTTTTCTAGTTCTCATATTTCATTTATTAAAAAGTCAATCTCTAAATCAAATATCTTGGACATTATCTTGCTACAGCTCCTATTGCTGAATACAAATTCTCATGACTTTGTCACTT
This sequence is a window from Sebaldella sp. S0638. Protein-coding genes within it:
- a CDS encoding AraC family transcriptional regulator, producing the protein MNIKEVFFYIKKNLNNDIKLKSISDNFYSSKYHFSREFKRIKKFTIKEYISTLKIDKSIGLILKKRNSILHTQIKSGFLSSGSFSNSFKKYTGLSPKQYQERYLNSFRVIKIFEETKECSEIEHNSEKIKRNRGSCEVEIIFPKTHREYIVFVGLFLRPIPNHKPIVGKALLNKRTCKLKNIPDGKYYLLSCAIRKSNNPLDYFKLDKALRGMVEESINFPSIEEKKFEIVLREAEEDDPPIVFNVSQLLVDKIWKKIATQKKKKSNILL